In Oncorhynchus gorbuscha isolate QuinsamMale2020 ecotype Even-year linkage group LG08, OgorEven_v1.0, whole genome shotgun sequence, one genomic interval encodes:
- the LOC124040956 gene encoding G-protein coupled receptor 55 produces MKTNCSFTEVDRLMKSLELAIYVPIFVCGLVLNILALVVFCFLLRKWTESTIYMTNLALLDLLLLLLLPFKMHATIHHWEAHHRFLCSFLESLYFVGMYGSIYTIACIAMDRWVAIRHPFRAKQLRSRRAALGICILVWVVVLGGTSPIYSFRMAGNGSFHCFHGFSEKGWRPDVISCLLGFGFVGPTLVLVVCSAQSIRTLRQSGKESHKNRACVRIIYSSLCAFLVPFTPSHLGILLQFLVRQDVIQDCMAKTNISLFLQVAMSLANITCCLDALCYYFITREVRSSKQTFTFRRSRSSSQRRATTSTSEL; encoded by the exons ATGAAAACCAACTGCTCCTTCACCGAGGTAGACCGCCTCATGAAATCACTGGAACTTGCCATCTATGTGCCCATCTTCGTGTGCGGCCTTGTCCTCAACATCCTGGCCCTGGTTGTCTTCTGCTTCCTCCTCCGCAAGTGGACAGAGTCCACCATCTACATGACCAACCTGGCCCTCCTggacctccttctcctcctcctgctcccatTTAAGATGCACGCCACCATCCACCACTGGGAAGCCCACCACCGCTTCCTCTGCTCCTTCCTGGAGAGCCTGTACTTTGTGGGCATGTACGGCAGCATCTACACCATTGCTTGCATAGCCATGGACCGCTGGGTGGCCATACGCCACCCCTTCCGCGCCAAGCAGCTCCGCTCCCGCCGGGCCGCTCTGGGGATCTGCATCCTGGTCTGGGTGGTGGTGCTGGGAGGCACCTCACCCATCTACTCGTTCCGCATGGCGGGAAATGGGTCCTTCCACTGCTTCCACGGCTTCTCAGAGAAGGGCTGGCGCCCAGATGTGATCAGCTGCCTCTTGGGCTTTGGGTTTGTGGGGCCTACCCTGGTGCTGGTGGTGTGTTCGGCACAGAGCATCCGGACGCTGAGGCAGTCCGGCAAAGAGAGCCATAAGAACAGAGCCTGTGTGAGGATCATCTACAGCAGTCTCTGTGCCTTCCTGGTCCCCTTCACGCCTAGCCACCTGGGCATCCTGCTGCAGTTCCTG GTACGCCAAGACGTGATCCAGGACTGCATGGCCAAGACCAATATCAGCCTGTTCCTGCAGGTGGCCATGAGTCTGGCCAACATCACGTGTTGTCTGGATGCTCTGTGTTACTACTTCATCACCAGGGAAGTGAGGAGCTCCAAGCAGACCTTCACCTTCAGGAGGTCCAGGTCTAGCAGCCAGAGAAGAGCCACCACCAGCACCTCAGAGCTCTGA
- the LOC124041932 gene encoding integral membrane protein 2C-like — protein MVKITFQPITAQKPEKELDGDKAEILMPYEHEELVLPRRPKQSHLNGLCCLTFGLVVFMSGLVLASIYVYRYYFIQQIPEDSLFHCRVLYEESVYAPLHGRQELEENVGIYLDDNYEQISVPVPHFGGSDPADIIHDFQRGLTVYHDIALDKCYVIELNTTLVMPPRNLWELLVNVKKGTYLPQTYIIQEEMVVTGRVRNMRPLGPFIHRLCYDKDTYRLKRRRDARRRINKREARNCHSIRHFENTFVVETVICDRV, from the exons ATGGTGAAGATAACTTTCCAGCCGATCACGGCGCAGAAACCAGAGAAGGAGCTCGATGGAGACAAAGCCGAGATTCTCATGCCCTATGAACAC GAGGAGCTGGTTCTTCCCCGGAGGCCAAAGCAGTCTCATCTGAACGGGCTGTGTTGTCTCACCTTTGGCCTGGTGGTCTTCATGTCAGGACTGGTGCTGGCCTCCATATACGTCTACCGGTACTACTTCATACAACAG ATTCCTGAGGACAGCCTGTTCCACTGCAGGGTTCTGTATGAGGAGTCTGTGTACGCCCCCCTGCACGGCAGACAGGAGCTGGAGGAGAACGTGGGCATCTACCTGGACGACAACTACGAGCAGATCAGCGTGCCTGTGCCCCACTTCGGAGGGAGCGACCCCGCAGATATCATCCATGACTTCCAGAGA GGTCTGACTGTGTACCATGACATTGCCCTGGACAAGTGTTACGTGATTGAGCTCAACACCACCCTGGTCATGCCACCAAGGAACCTCTGGGAGCTGCTGGTCAACGTCAAG AAGGGGACTTATCTGCCCCAGACCTACATTATCCAGGAGGAGATGGTGGTGACGGGGAGGGTGAGGAACATGAGACCGCTGGGGCCCTTCATCCACCGGCTCTGCTACGACAAAGACACCTACCGCCTCAAACGCCGACGCGACGCACGTCGAC gcATCAACAAGCGTGAGGCCAGAAACTGCCACAGCATCCGTCACTTTGAGAACACCTTTGTTGTTGAGACGGTGATCTGCGACAGGGTCTAA
- the LOC124040957 gene encoding transcription cofactor HES-6-like, with protein sequence MAPTPNNNNGLRRDEGEYYGIKVDRKTRKPLVEKKRRARINESLQELRVLLADTDLQLKMENAEVLEMTVKRVASIIQSRAQEVDTVNREARERFAAGYIQCMHEVHTFVSNCPGIDVTIAAELLNHLLECMPLNDEDKFQVMIQDMMTDCSTNSNSTWPSSEGIYTALVSPGGKSISSCSSSALSPAPSTTSSDDLCSDLDETDSEQNHISVDAENQDVLNMPTAAYSESMWRPW encoded by the exons ATGGCCCCCACTCCCAATAATAACAACGGACTGAGAAGAGACGAGGGTGAATACTATGGCATTAAAGTGGACAGAAAG aCCAGAAAACCGTTGGTTGAGAAAAAGAGACGGGCTCGCATCAATGAAAGTTTGCAAGAACTCCGAGTTCTGCTCGCAGACACAGAT TTACAATTAAAGATGGAGAACGCCGAAGTACTGGAGATGACTGTGAAACGAGTGGCGAGTATCATTCAAAGCCGAGCACAAG AGGTGGACACTGTGAACCGGGAGGCACGCGAAAGGTTTGCTGCGGGCTACATCCAGTGCATGCATGAGGTGCACACCTTCGTGTCCAACTGCCCTGGAATTGACGTGACCATTGCGGCAGAGCTCTTGAACCACCTCCTCGAATGTATGCCCCTAAACGACGAGGACAAATTCCAAGTGATGATCCAAGATATGATGACAGACTGCTCCACTAACAGTAACAGCACTTGGCCCAGTTCTGAGGGCATATACACAGCACTGGTCTCCCCTGGGGGAAAGAGCATCTCCAGCTGCagctcctcagccctctccccgGCGCCCTCCACTACCTCCAGCGATGACCTGTGCTCGGATCTGGACGAGACTGACTCTGAGCAGAACCACATCTCTGTGGATGCTGAGAACCAGGATGTTCTGAACATGCCCACAGCGGCTTATTCCGAGTCCATGTGGAGACCCTGGTAG